The proteins below come from a single Asanoa ferruginea genomic window:
- a CDS encoding HAD family hydrolase: MPRTAVVFDLFNTLVPGADAARDRVLEEMAAVVGVDPAAFVRAHHESWPDRLVRWGAAETVRILSGRLGARPSDAAVARALRLRFDLGARLLADVTPATLDALDTLRAGGYRLALISNTTAETAELWPATALARRFDAAVFSPQAGAAKPDPPIYRAAADRIGVRPEGCWFVGDGADRELAGAAAVGMAVIRTTEFQDTDPAWPGESVASLAELVTRLT, translated from the coding sequence GTGCCGCGAACCGCCGTCGTCTTCGACCTGTTCAACACCCTCGTTCCCGGCGCTGACGCCGCTCGCGACCGGGTGCTCGAGGAGATGGCGGCGGTCGTCGGCGTCGACCCGGCCGCCTTCGTCCGCGCCCACCACGAGAGCTGGCCCGACCGGCTGGTCCGCTGGGGCGCGGCGGAAACCGTGCGGATCCTCTCCGGCCGCCTCGGCGCGCGGCCCTCGGACGCCGCGGTGGCGCGTGCCTTGCGGCTCCGGTTCGACCTGGGCGCGCGGCTGCTCGCCGACGTCACGCCAGCCACCCTGGACGCGCTCGACACGTTGCGGGCCGGCGGCTACCGGCTCGCGCTAATCAGCAACACCACCGCCGAGACCGCCGAGCTGTGGCCGGCGACCGCCCTGGCCCGGCGGTTCGACGCCGCGGTGTTCTCGCCGCAGGCCGGTGCGGCCAAGCCGGACCCACCGATCTACCGGGCCGCCGCCGACCGCATCGGCGTGCGCCCGGAGGGGTGCTGGTTCGTCGGTGACGGTGCCGACCGCGAGCTGGCCGGCGCGGCGGCCGTCGGTATGGCGGTGATCCGCACGACCGAGTTCCAGGACACCGACCCGGCGTGGCCGGGCGAGTCCGTCGCGTCGCTGGCGGAGCTGGTCACCCGCCTGACCTGA
- a CDS encoding Lrp/AsnC family transcriptional regulator has product MDHADAILIAELQRDATQPYTALAAAAGLSTAAAHDRVRKLRDRGVIRRTTIEVDPAAVGAPVLAFVLIRSEHWVGDDATRERLAAIPEVEEAHVVAGTASLLLKIRAAGTAELQDVLRRLHGVGSTETIVVLESFFDRPVHITGP; this is encoded by the coding sequence ATGGACCACGCGGATGCGATTCTGATCGCCGAGCTGCAACGCGACGCGACCCAGCCCTACACGGCCCTGGCCGCTGCTGCCGGGTTGTCAACGGCGGCGGCCCATGATCGGGTACGCAAGCTGCGCGACCGTGGCGTCATCCGGCGGACCACGATCGAGGTCGACCCGGCGGCAGTGGGTGCGCCGGTGCTCGCGTTCGTGCTGATCCGCAGCGAGCATTGGGTCGGCGACGACGCCACCCGCGAGCGACTGGCGGCGATCCCCGAGGTCGAAGAGGCGCACGTGGTCGCCGGCACCGCGTCGCTGCTACTCAAGATCCGCGCTGCCGGCACCGCCGAGCTGCAAGACGTGTTGCGCCGGCTGCACGGTGTGGGCAGCACCGAGACGATTGTCGTGCTCGAATCGTTCTTCGATCGCCCCGTCCACATCACCGGTCCCTAG
- a CDS encoding SRPBCC family protein yields the protein MSNGSNGSGGPVTGKLLEGLQSIAGAVADKAMASVNDKVGDLTDRLTEFAGGGDGAGKTAIAKGMEGLQQGDSPVKALAGAGVAGGKEGVKQAFGGGNKKSGGKNSLKVTNIVESIEVGVPVSVAYNQWTEFKSFPSFMKKVEDIDQESSEKMKWKAQVFWSHRTWESTITEQVPDERIVWTSKGEKGSVDGTVTFHEVTQDLTRILVVLEYHPQGFMEQTGNLWRAPGRRARLELKHFVRHVMRETILNPDDVKGWRGEIRDGEVVQEDERGDEGAEQPEDKAAADKGDEQAKDQSDEGKPEEKKDESETKKDEEKVGADA from the coding sequence GTGAGTAACGGTAGTAACGGATCCGGCGGCCCGGTCACCGGGAAACTGCTGGAAGGACTGCAAAGCATTGCCGGAGCGGTGGCCGACAAGGCCATGGCGTCGGTCAACGACAAGGTAGGAGACCTGACCGACCGCCTCACCGAGTTTGCGGGCGGCGGCGACGGCGCCGGCAAGACGGCGATCGCGAAGGGCATGGAGGGCCTCCAGCAGGGCGACTCGCCCGTGAAGGCGCTCGCCGGAGCGGGCGTGGCCGGCGGCAAGGAGGGGGTCAAGCAGGCGTTCGGCGGTGGCAACAAGAAGAGCGGCGGTAAAAACTCGCTCAAGGTCACCAACATCGTCGAGTCGATCGAGGTAGGTGTGCCGGTTTCGGTCGCCTACAACCAGTGGACCGAGTTCAAGAGCTTCCCCAGCTTCATGAAGAAGGTCGAAGACATCGACCAGGAGTCTTCCGAGAAGATGAAGTGGAAGGCCCAGGTCTTCTGGTCGCACCGCACGTGGGAGTCGACGATCACCGAGCAGGTGCCCGACGAGCGGATCGTCTGGACCTCGAAGGGCGAGAAGGGCTCGGTCGACGGCACCGTCACCTTCCACGAGGTCACCCAGGACCTCACCCGCATCCTGGTGGTGCTGGAGTATCACCCGCAGGGCTTCATGGAGCAGACCGGCAACCTGTGGCGCGCACCCGGGCGCCGGGCCCGGCTGGAGCTCAAGCACTTCGTGCGGCACGTGATGCGCGAGACCATCCTCAACCCCGACGACGTCAAGGGCTGGCGCGGCGAGATCCGCGACGGCGAGGTCGTCCAGGAGGACGAGCGCGGGGACGAGGGCGCGGAGCAGCCCGAGGACAAGGCTGCGGCTGACAAGGGCGACGAGCAGGCCAAGGACCAGTCCGACGAGGGCAAGCCCGAAGAGAAGAAGGACGAGTCCGAGACGAAGAAGGATGAGGAGAAGGTCGGCGCTGACGCGTAG
- a CDS encoding TIGR03086 family metal-binding protein has product MELIAAYRRALSGFGDLVAQVRPDQWAAPTPCEAWTVRQLVNHIVYEDRWTVPLINGASLGSVGNRFEGDLLGDDPVAATRDALAEAAAAVSAPGALSRTVELSFGMTPAPEYVRQLLADHLVHGWDLASAIDADRDLDDGLVDEVAVWFPANEEGYRAGGAIAARVEVPADARTQDRLIAAFGRDPRWTGAA; this is encoded by the coding sequence ATGGAGCTCATCGCCGCATATCGGCGCGCCCTCAGCGGGTTCGGCGACCTGGTCGCGCAGGTCCGCCCCGACCAGTGGGCGGCGCCGACGCCCTGCGAGGCGTGGACAGTGCGGCAGTTGGTCAACCACATCGTGTACGAGGACCGCTGGACCGTACCGCTGATCAACGGCGCCAGCCTGGGCTCGGTCGGCAACCGCTTCGAGGGCGACCTGCTCGGCGACGACCCGGTGGCCGCGACCCGCGACGCGCTGGCCGAGGCGGCCGCGGCGGTGAGCGCGCCGGGCGCCCTTTCGCGCACGGTCGAGTTGTCGTTCGGGATGACACCCGCTCCGGAGTACGTGCGGCAACTGCTCGCCGACCACCTGGTGCACGGTTGGGACCTGGCCTCGGCGATCGACGCCGACCGCGACCTCGACGACGGCCTGGTCGACGAGGTGGCCGTCTGGTTCCCGGCGAACGAGGAGGGCTACCGGGCGGGCGGGGCCATCGCGGCGCGGGTCGAGGTGCCGGCGGACGCTCGTACGCAGGACCGTTTGATAGCGGCATTCGGTCGTGACCCGAGGTGGACCGGCGCGGCGTAA
- a CDS encoding SMP-30/gluconolactonase/LRE family protein, with translation MLTPYDVRREVDRVPARFVSVDERFGRTDGDAHLERLFGNGRWTEGPAYFPAGRYLVFSDIPNDRLLRWDEATGAVGALRQPAGFTNGHTVDRAGRLVSCEQGNRRVTRTEHDGSITVLADRYRGKQFNSPNDVVERADGSVWFTDPSYGITTDYEGHAAEPELDGCHVYRIDPHSGEVRMVSDEFERPNGLAFSADEETLYIADTRRKHIRRFNVAESDNLTGGEVIATCDAGSFDGLRLDAMGRIWAAAHDGLHCFAPDGTLLGKLLVPEIVSNLTFGGPQLNHLFITATTSVYTLRVNFSGVRYPR, from the coding sequence ATGCTAACGCCATATGACGTTCGACGTGAGGTCGATCGGGTGCCCGCCCGGTTCGTCTCGGTCGACGAGCGGTTCGGCCGCACTGACGGCGACGCCCACCTGGAGCGGCTGTTCGGCAACGGGCGCTGGACCGAGGGCCCGGCCTACTTCCCGGCCGGGCGCTACCTGGTCTTCAGCGACATCCCCAACGACCGCCTGCTGCGGTGGGACGAGGCGACCGGTGCGGTCGGCGCGTTGCGGCAGCCGGCGGGCTTCACCAACGGGCACACCGTCGACCGCGCCGGCCGGCTGGTGAGCTGCGAGCAGGGCAACCGGCGGGTGACCCGCACCGAGCACGACGGCAGCATCACCGTGCTGGCCGACCGCTACCGCGGCAAGCAGTTCAACAGCCCCAACGACGTGGTCGAGCGGGCCGACGGCTCGGTGTGGTTCACCGACCCGAGCTATGGCATCACCACCGACTACGAGGGCCACGCGGCCGAGCCGGAGCTCGACGGCTGCCACGTCTACCGGATCGACCCGCACTCCGGCGAGGTGCGGATGGTCTCCGACGAGTTCGAGCGCCCCAACGGGCTGGCGTTCAGCGCCGACGAGGAGACGCTCTACATCGCTGACACGCGGCGCAAGCACATCCGCCGGTTCAACGTCGCCGAGAGCGACAACCTGACCGGCGGCGAGGTGATCGCGACCTGCGACGCGGGCTCGTTCGACGGGCTGCGGCTCGACGCCATGGGCCGGATCTGGGCCGCCGCCCACGACGGGCTGCACTGCTTCGCGCCCGACGGCACGCTGCTCGGCAAGCTGCTGGTGCCCGAGATCGTGAGCAACCTGACCTTCGGCGGGCCGCAGCTCAACCACCTGTTCATCACGGCGACCACCTCGGTCTACACGCTGCGGGTCAACTTCAGCGGCGTGCGCTACCCGAGATAG
- a CDS encoding MFS transporter: MPRALRRYGDLLRTPGVLRVAVPSLVGRLPFGMLTLLFVLVVAAGTGSYGAAGLATAANSALTAAFGPVLGRLADRGRAVGVLVWCGLAQAALLVALVVALRSGAPSWAAVVLAGLAGAVNPPIDPVTRAVLPRIAPAHVHTAYALDAIAVELTYVVGPLVVGVITAVFDAYAATVVAAVVTFVGSVGLATAPAVRRGWPAPPARQRRVSPVRSPGMLVVLAVAGLASVAYGLMEVAIPAHAAFEGHADQAGILIAVWSVGSIAGGLWYAGRSFRTPPWQQYGILMVGNVLGFGVILLQQNLWTLGVLLLFAGLFIAPTTTVEFTLVAQLSPDTTRTEAFTWANTAVYLGFAAGSALAGTALSPVLGKADGLTIAGACAVGVVALGAVLAWTFRGALRG, translated from the coding sequence GTGCCTCGGGCGCTGCGTCGCTATGGCGACCTGCTGCGCACGCCCGGGGTCCTGCGGGTCGCCGTGCCGTCGCTGGTCGGCCGCCTGCCGTTCGGCATGCTCACGCTGCTGTTCGTGCTGGTCGTCGCGGCCGGCACCGGGTCATACGGCGCCGCCGGGCTGGCGACGGCGGCCAACTCGGCGCTGACCGCGGCGTTCGGTCCGGTGCTCGGCCGGCTGGCCGACCGGGGTCGCGCGGTCGGCGTGCTGGTCTGGTGCGGGCTGGCCCAGGCCGCGCTGCTGGTCGCCCTCGTGGTGGCACTGCGGTCCGGCGCGCCGTCGTGGGCGGCCGTGGTGCTCGCTGGCCTCGCCGGCGCGGTCAACCCGCCGATCGACCCGGTCACCCGGGCGGTGCTGCCGCGGATCGCACCGGCGCACGTCCACACGGCCTACGCCTTGGACGCGATCGCGGTCGAGTTGACCTATGTGGTCGGTCCGCTGGTGGTCGGCGTGATCACCGCTGTGTTCGACGCATACGCCGCGACGGTTGTTGCCGCCGTGGTCACTTTTGTCGGTTCCGTCGGCCTCGCGACGGCGCCGGCGGTGCGCCGCGGCTGGCCCGCTCCTCCGGCCCGCCAGCGCAGGGTGAGCCCGGTCCGCTCCCCCGGGATGCTCGTCGTGCTGGCGGTCGCCGGGCTGGCCTCCGTCGCTTATGGCCTCATGGAGGTGGCGATTCCGGCCCACGCGGCGTTCGAGGGCCACGCCGACCAGGCCGGGATCCTGATCGCGGTGTGGAGCGTCGGTTCGATCGCCGGCGGCCTCTGGTACGCCGGCCGGTCGTTCCGGACCCCACCCTGGCAGCAGTACGGGATCCTGATGGTCGGCAACGTGCTCGGCTTCGGCGTGATCCTGCTACAGCAGAACCTGTGGACGCTCGGCGTGCTGCTGCTCTTCGCCGGCCTGTTCATCGCGCCCACCACCACGGTCGAGTTCACGCTGGTCGCCCAGCTGTCGCCGGACACCACCCGGACCGAGGCCTTCACCTGGGCCAACACCGCCGTCTATCTCGGCTTCGCGGCCGGCTCGGCGCTGGCCGGCACGGCGCTGTCGCCGGTGCTCGGCAAGGCCGACGGGCTGACCATCGCCGGCGCCTGCGCGGTCGGCGTGGTCGCGCTCGGCGCGGTGCTGGCCTGGACGTTCCGCGGCGCCCTGCGGGGTTGA
- a CDS encoding zinc-dependent alcohol dehydrogenase family protein gives MRAVYYEAFGSPPEVRELPDPTPPPGGAVISVSVTGLCRSDWHGWRGHDPDIVVPHVPGHEFAGVVTAVGTGVARWRPGDRVTVPFICACGHCPSCLAGDQQVCSNQSQPGFTRWGSFAELVAVEHADVNLVRLPDSVSDTAAVSLGCRFGTAFRAVVHQGRVAPGEWVAVHGCGGVGLSAVMVAAAAGARVIAVDIAPRALELAALAGAAEVLDASSIPGGPAEVAAAVRDRTDGGAHLSLDALGSSVTCVTSIECLRRRGRHIQVGLLPAVTGRPALPMDRVIAYELELRGSHGLPAHAFPEMLRLIEAGKLRPDELVTDDLTLDEAPAALISMVRAPVNGIRLIRPRAAGD, from the coding sequence GTGCGCGCCGTCTACTACGAGGCTTTCGGGTCGCCACCCGAGGTTCGCGAGCTGCCCGACCCGACACCGCCACCAGGTGGCGCCGTGATCAGCGTGTCGGTGACCGGCCTATGCCGCAGCGACTGGCACGGCTGGCGGGGCCACGACCCGGACATCGTCGTGCCACACGTGCCCGGCCACGAGTTCGCCGGCGTGGTCACCGCGGTCGGCACAGGTGTCGCCCGCTGGCGCCCCGGCGACCGGGTCACGGTGCCGTTCATCTGCGCCTGCGGCCACTGCCCGAGCTGCCTGGCCGGCGACCAACAGGTCTGTTCCAACCAGAGCCAGCCCGGCTTCACCCGCTGGGGCTCGTTCGCCGAACTGGTGGCGGTCGAACACGCCGACGTCAACCTGGTGCGCCTGCCCGACTCGGTCAGCGACACGGCGGCGGTCAGCCTCGGCTGCCGTTTCGGCACCGCCTTCCGCGCTGTTGTCCACCAGGGCCGGGTAGCGCCGGGCGAGTGGGTGGCGGTGCACGGCTGCGGCGGCGTCGGCCTGTCGGCGGTAATGGTGGCCGCGGCGGCCGGCGCCCGGGTCATCGCGGTCGACATCGCCCCCCGCGCTTTGGAACTGGCCGCGCTGGCCGGGGCGGCCGAGGTGCTGGACGCGTCGTCAATCCCCGGCGGCCCGGCCGAGGTGGCGGCGGCGGTCCGCGACCGCACGGACGGCGGGGCACATCTGTCGCTCGACGCCCTGGGTTCGTCGGTCACCTGCGTAACGTCAATCGAATGCCTGCGCCGCCGCGGCCGGCACATCCAGGTGGGCCTGTTGCCGGCGGTGACCGGTCGCCCAGCGCTGCCGATGGACCGGGTGATCGCCTACGAGCTGGAGCTACGCGGCAGCCACGGCCTGCCGGCACACGCGTTCCCAGAAATGCTGCGGCTGATAGAGGCAGGCAAGCTACGCCCCGACGAGCTGGTCACCGACGACCTGACCCTCGACGAGGCCCCGGCCGCCCTGATCTCAATGGTCCGCGCACCGGTCAACGGCATCCGCCTAATCCGCCCCCGCGCAGCAGGCGACTAG
- a CDS encoding alcohol dehydrogenase catalytic domain-containing protein, whose product MPTVITTRAAVLEESGRPAPYGDSRPLTVDSVELRPPGAGEVLVRVAAAGLCHSDLSVIDGSRPRPLPMVLGHEAAGVVVEVGPGVRGLRVDDHVVCAFVPACGGCAPCQSGRPALCEPGAAANTVGSLLSGHRPFRRGGLELHQHLGVSAFSEYTVVAAESLVPVDRSVPLDRAALFGCALLTGVGAVVNTARPRPGTAAVVFGLGGVGLAAVMGARVAGCHPIVAVDPVGLKHPLARQAGATQTLDGGPDTVAAVRDLTGGGADVAIEAVGSAAVLAAAYAATRRGGTTVTVGLPDPRQLLSIPAVSLVAEERTLRGSYLGGAVPRRDIPRYIALYQAGSLPADLLLGGRLRLDEINEGFDALAAATTARQVVIL is encoded by the coding sequence GTGCCCACCGTGATCACGACCCGAGCGGCAGTGCTCGAGGAGAGCGGGCGACCGGCGCCCTATGGCGACAGCCGCCCGCTGACCGTGGATTCGGTTGAGCTGCGCCCGCCCGGCGCGGGCGAGGTTCTGGTCCGGGTCGCCGCCGCTGGGCTGTGCCACTCGGACCTGTCGGTCATCGACGGCTCCCGGCCGCGGCCGCTGCCGATGGTGCTGGGCCACGAGGCGGCCGGTGTGGTGGTCGAGGTCGGGCCGGGCGTACGCGGCCTGCGCGTCGACGACCACGTGGTCTGCGCGTTCGTCCCGGCCTGCGGCGGTTGCGCACCCTGCCAGTCCGGCCGGCCGGCGCTGTGCGAACCCGGCGCGGCCGCGAACACCGTTGGTTCGCTGCTCAGCGGTCACCGGCCGTTCCGGCGGGGCGGCCTCGAACTGCACCAGCATCTCGGCGTCTCGGCGTTCAGCGAGTACACGGTCGTGGCGGCGGAGTCACTGGTGCCGGTGGACCGGTCGGTGCCGCTCGACCGCGCGGCGCTCTTCGGTTGCGCCCTGTTGACCGGCGTGGGTGCGGTGGTCAACACCGCCCGGCCCAGGCCGGGGACCGCCGCGGTGGTGTTCGGCCTCGGCGGCGTCGGTCTGGCCGCCGTGATGGGCGCCCGCGTCGCCGGTTGCCATCCGATCGTCGCCGTCGACCCGGTCGGTTTGAAGCATCCGCTGGCTCGGCAGGCCGGTGCGACGCAAACGCTCGACGGCGGTCCCGACACCGTGGCCGCGGTGCGCGACCTGACCGGCGGCGGCGCCGACGTCGCGATCGAGGCGGTCGGCAGCGCGGCCGTGCTCGCCGCGGCCTACGCCGCCACCCGGCGGGGCGGCACGACCGTCACGGTCGGCCTCCCGGATCCGCGTCAGCTGCTGTCGATCCCGGCCGTGTCGCTGGTCGCCGAGGAACGTACGCTGCGCGGCTCCTATTTGGGCGGTGCGGTGCCCCGCCGGGATATCCCGCGCTATATCGCGCTTTATCAGGCCGGATCGCTGCCGGCGGACCTGCTCCTCGGCGGCCGGCTGCGGCTCGACGAGATCAACGAGGGCTTCGACGCGCTGGCCGCCGCGACGACCGCCCGCCAAGTGGTCATCCTGTGA
- a CDS encoding ABC transporter ATP-binding protein, translating into MGAAIGLDGVDKAYLDRDTGTTRHVLHDFSLRVEPGELVAVVGASGTGKSTLLHLVAGLEQPDRGTVTAGTGQPRFGVVFQQPRLLDWIPVERNVDLAAGVAGATPDDVRQVLDDVGLTAVKGAYPPALTGGQRQRVAVARAFVVRPEIVLLDEPFGALDEVTARRLRLLLQDLWLREPRTGLLVTRNVLEAAFLADRVIVLADQPARIVREYRIVRPRPRTPDDPALFDLHREIVADRQRGSGSAARWSR; encoded by the coding sequence ATGGGCGCGGCGATCGGCCTCGACGGTGTCGACAAGGCCTACCTCGACCGCGACACCGGCACCACCCGCCACGTGCTGCACGACTTCTCGCTGCGGGTCGAGCCGGGCGAGCTGGTGGCCGTGGTCGGCGCGTCCGGCACCGGCAAGAGCACCCTGCTGCACCTGGTCGCCGGCCTCGAACAGCCCGACCGCGGCACGGTGACCGCCGGCACCGGGCAACCCCGCTTCGGCGTGGTCTTCCAGCAGCCCCGGCTGCTCGACTGGATCCCGGTCGAGCGCAACGTCGACCTGGCCGCGGGCGTCGCCGGCGCGACGCCCGACGACGTGCGGCAGGTGCTCGACGACGTCGGGTTGACCGCCGTCAAGGGCGCCTACCCGCCGGCGCTCACCGGTGGCCAGCGCCAGCGGGTCGCGGTGGCCCGGGCGTTCGTCGTGCGGCCCGAGATCGTGTTGCTCGACGAGCCGTTCGGCGCGCTCGACGAGGTGACCGCGCGCCGGCTGCGGCTGCTGCTCCAGGACCTGTGGCTGCGCGAGCCACGGACCGGCCTGCTGGTCACCCGCAATGTGCTGGAGGCGGCCTTCCTCGCCGACCGGGTGATCGTGCTGGCCGACCAGCCGGCTCGGATCGTTCGGGAATACCGGATCGTGCGGCCGCGGCCGCGTACCCCCGATGACCCGGCGCTCTTCGACCTGCACCGGGAAATTGTCGCGGACCGTCAGCGGGGGAGCGGATCGGCCGCCAGGTGGTCGAGGTAG
- a CDS encoding helix-turn-helix domain-containing protein yields the protein MSAPDDLSSDRTAERQWICARRIRERRRQLDLTQADLADLLTRRGVLLTNRTVSAMENGRRLDLGKLPDLAAALTCSVTYLLGMTRDPSRWEPDDWQPITG from the coding sequence GTGAGCGCGCCGGACGACTTGTCGAGCGACCGCACCGCCGAGCGTCAGTGGATCTGCGCCCGCCGGATCCGCGAGCGCCGGCGACAGCTCGACCTGACCCAGGCCGACCTCGCCGACCTGCTGACCCGGCGCGGGGTGCTGCTCACCAACCGCACGGTGAGCGCGATGGAAAACGGCCGCCGGCTCGACCTGGGCAAGCTGCCCGACCTCGCGGCGGCGTTGACCTGCTCGGTGACCTACCTGCTGGGGATGACCCGCGACCCGTCGCGGTGGGAACCCGACGACTGGCAGCCGATCACAGGATGA
- a CDS encoding metal-dependent hydrolase, with product MMGKSHALSGAVGWLGGCAGLVAAGHPVGPVAVVAGAVVSSGFALLPDIDHPGSTVSRTLGPVTRLISRSVSDAAGAFGKATCDHCDRRPGQGGHRLITHTVPFALAVFAIAALAGRVWGVTTSVVIVGFAVWLATHTALRPNTRAEIIDALIPGQVRGKRARKYAAALGSLVAAAVVALAVREVAEPGASWWWVGLAAGWGTLAHSLGDSLTHWGSPLFWPARIRGCTWRTVGTPRWMRFRAGGAVERWLVAPAMGLFGLGAAYLLLAPFARTYLG from the coding sequence ATGATGGGCAAGTCGCACGCGCTCTCCGGAGCGGTTGGTTGGTTGGGCGGATGCGCGGGGCTGGTCGCGGCCGGGCACCCGGTCGGGCCGGTGGCGGTGGTCGCCGGCGCCGTCGTCTCGTCCGGCTTCGCGTTGCTGCCCGACATCGACCACCCCGGCTCGACCGTTTCCCGCACCCTCGGGCCGGTCACCCGGCTGATCTCGCGGAGCGTCTCCGACGCGGCCGGCGCGTTCGGCAAGGCCACCTGTGACCACTGTGACCGCCGGCCCGGGCAGGGCGGCCACCGGCTGATCACCCACACCGTGCCGTTCGCGCTCGCGGTGTTCGCCATCGCGGCCCTGGCCGGGCGGGTCTGGGGCGTCACGACCAGCGTCGTCATCGTGGGCTTCGCGGTCTGGCTGGCGACGCACACCGCCCTGCGCCCCAACACCCGCGCCGAGATCATCGACGCGCTGATCCCCGGCCAGGTGCGCGGCAAGCGGGCCCGCAAATACGCCGCGGCGCTGGGCTCGCTGGTCGCCGCCGCCGTCGTGGCGCTCGCCGTGCGCGAGGTCGCCGAGCCGGGCGCGAGCTGGTGGTGGGTCGGCCTGGCCGCCGGCTGGGGCACGCTGGCCCACTCGCTCGGCGACTCGCTCACCCACTGGGGCAGCCCGCTGTTCTGGCCGGCCCGGATCCGCGGCTGCACCTGGCGCACCGTCGGCACACCGCGGTGGATGCGCTTCCGGGCGGGCGGCGCGGTCGAGCGCTGGCTGGTCGCACCGGCGATGGGGCTGTTCGGCCTGGGTGCCGCCTATCTGCTGCTGGCGCCGTTCGCCCGCACCTATCTCGGGTAG
- a CDS encoding NUDIX domain-containing protein: protein MRASSYVTRSGPGGTELLVFHYPTKPREGHHVPGGGVDPGERPDHAAVRETVEETGIAGTLTHGGLLGADLGRYTNGNPFIGLYFHLLSDEPRDAWTHTMIGDPAAWDTGLPVACRFVPLASAGPLLRTSWLDQSRYLDHLAADPLPR, encoded by the coding sequence GTGAGGGCATCGTCCTATGTGACCCGTTCCGGCCCCGGCGGGACCGAGTTGCTGGTCTTCCACTATCCGACCAAGCCGCGCGAGGGTCACCACGTGCCGGGCGGCGGGGTCGACCCCGGCGAGCGCCCCGACCACGCCGCCGTCCGGGAAACCGTCGAGGAGACCGGGATCGCCGGCACGCTGACGCACGGTGGCCTGCTCGGCGCCGATCTCGGCCGCTACACCAACGGCAACCCGTTCATCGGCCTCTACTTCCACCTACTCAGCGACGAGCCGCGGGATGCCTGGACGCACACGATGATCGGCGACCCGGCCGCCTGGGACACCGGCCTGCCGGTCGCCTGCCGGTTCGTGCCGCTGGCTTCGGCTGGCCCGTTGCTGCGCACGAGCTGGCTCGACCAGTCGCGCTACCTCGACCACCTGGCGGCCGATCCGCTCCCCCGCTGA